The Bacteroidales bacterium WCE2004 nucleotide sequence AACTTCAATCATTTTAAAACAGTCCCGGCGTGATCTGCAGCCACTTGAGCAGGGTCTCACCGAAGACCAGGATGAGCAGCCAGGAGAAGGTCATCATCGTGATGCCGTACTTGAAGGCATCGGTCTGGCTGTATTGGTTCGTGTTGTACAGCAGCGCGGCGGGCTTGCTGTTGAACGGGAGCACGTAGCAGTGCTCGATGAGCATCGCCACCGGAAGGGCGAGGCTCATGGGCGGGAAGTTGAAACGCTTCTCCACGCCCAGGGCGATGGGGACGAACACCATCGTCCGGATGGTCTTGGACTGGAACACCAGGCCGGAGTACATCATCAGGAAAGTGAGGATGACATAGAGCACCCAGAACGGGGTGTCGGCGGTGATGCCCAGCGAATCGAAGGCCGCGTTGACCATCGTGTTGGGAAGGTCCGTGGCATTGAGGCCGCTGCCGAGCACATAGGCGCCGGCGGAGAAGAGCATCAGGTGCCAGGGGATGTCGACGTCGTTCCATTTCACGACGCCGATGCCCGGAATCAGGGCCAGGACAGCGCCGATCAGGGCGACGATCGTCTCGTCGATGTTGTGGAAGCTGCCTTTGGTGACCCACAGGAAGAGGACCACCAGGAAGATGCCCACGGCCTTCCACTCCTCCGCGGACATCTTGCCCATGGCGGCGAGTTCGCCTTTCAGGCGCTCGATGCCGCCCTCGATCTGGGGCACCTGCTCTTCCTTCTTCATCGGGAAGAACACGTACATGCCCAGGAGCAGGCCCACCACCAGGATGATGACCGACATCGGTCCGACGGCCACCAGCCAGTCCTTGTAGCCGAAGTCACAGGAGCCCACGAACCCGGCGATGAGGGAAATGGCCAGCAGGTGCGCGCCGGAGCCCGTATAGAAGGCATTGGCGCCGATGTTCACCTGGAAGAGGTTCTGGATGACGAGGTTGCGGCCGAAGTTGTTGCGGTGGCCGCCGGACGCGCCGTAGATGGCGCAGATGACCATGAAGATCGGGAGCATGATCGTGGCCTTGACCGTCGTCGCGGAGATGAAGGCCGACAGCACCAGGTTGATCACCAGGAAACTCCACAGCACGCCCTTGGCGCTCTTGCCGAAGCGGATCACGAAGGCAAGGGCCAGCCGCTTGGCGAACTGCGTCTTCACGAGCATCGAAGCGAGCACGAAGCTCAGGATATTGAGCCACATCACGGGATGGCCCAGCTGGGCCAGCGCCTCCTTCTGCGTGGTCACGTTGAACAGGACCGTCAGCAGGATGAGGACGAGGGAAGTCAGGTAATTGGGAATGGCCTCCGTCATCCACAGGATGAGGCTCGCCACGAAGATGGCCAGCATCGCATAGTTGGCCCGGATGAATCCGGCCAGCCCCAGGGCGTCGAGCCGCTTCTGCGCCGTGGAGGCAAGCAGGCCCGTGTCCAGGTTGTCGATGAAGCCGACGTGGCAGAACCAACAGATCCAGACAAAGGCGACGACCGCCAATGGACCGCCCAGCCGGGCCATCCAGATCTCGAACTTCGATTTCTGCATCTTGGGCAGTTTCTCAACCTTGTAGTTGCCCATGTCCAGCGGATCGAACGCCGCCTTTGTCTTGGTCTCTGTCGTCATAAGATTACTTCCAGTTCTTGTAGGGGTTCTTCATGAGCATGGAGTTGAAGTACTTGGGATCGCCGGTCACCTCTTCGCCCAGCCACGCGGGCTTGTCGAAAGGCTCGTTCTCGTCGGCGAGCTCGATCTCGGCGACGGTCAGGCCGTCGTTGTCTCCGTAGAACTCGTCCACTTCCCAGGTGTGCTTGCCGTCGGTGTTCTTCACCAGGTAGCGGGTCTTGTCGATCACGCCGGGTTCGGCGAGCTCGAGCAGCGACTTCACCTCATCCACGGGGATTTCCTTCTCCCACTCGAAGCGGGCCGCGCCGGAGGCGTTGCCGATGCCCTTGACGGTGATGAATCCCTTCTCGCCCTTCACGCGGACGCGTACGGTGCGCTCAGGCACGCTGCAGAGATAGCCCTGGGTGATGCGGGTGGCCTTGCTGACCTCAGCCTTGAAGTCGCCCTTCACCAAGAATTTCTTTTCGATTTCCTGTGCCATGGTCTTATTCGTTTGCAAGGGGTTTGTCGCTCATGCCGATTACGCGCTTGATGGCCTGGAGATAGTTGATGTTCTCCACACCCTCGAGACCGCAGTCCGCGATGGTTTTCTTGATGTCTTCGATCTCCGTGGATTCGGAGTTGATGGTGACGACTTTCGCGCCGTTGATGAGCACGTTGCCCACCTCGCAGATGGTGTTGTTCACCATGTAGCCGAAGCGCTGCTTGTGGACGCGCACCGCCGCGAGGTAAGGGTTGGCCTTCACCATCGCGATGAACTCCTCGAAAGTATAGGTGTCCTTGTCCAGCTTGGGCATCTCCACCATGAAGGCCGGGAAGACTTCCTTCTCGAGCACCTCGCGGGAGATCGGGAATTCGCCCTTCATGAGCGGGTTCCACTGCTCCAGGCCGTCGACCGTCTGGACATACGTCTTGATGTCCATCTTGCCGTCACGGATCTTGGTGTTGTTGATGTCGTTTTTCGCGGAGATGATGTAGATCTCGTCGCTGCTGCGCTCCCAGACCTTCTCAGGGACGGGAACGGAAAGGCGTGCCATCCGCTTGTGCGCTTCGCAGAAGCACTGTCCGAAGCTGCGGAATTCGAAGCGAGGTTTGGAAATCTCGCCAATCTTAAGTTCTGCCATAAATAATACTAACTAATAATGTTTATAAGGGTTTATTCAAAAACTACGTCGGTGCCGTTGATGTTCTTGGCACCCGGGGTCGCCTCCTGGTAGTACCAGGCGCCGTTGTCGTTGACGCCGTAGGAAGCGGGAGCCTGGCTCTTGAGCAGGGTGGTCAGGTTGAAGTCGTCCAGGCTGTTGCCGCGGGGGTCGAACAGCTGCACGCGGACGGCCTTCTTGGCGGACAGGCCGCCGTCGAAGACGAGTCCGGCGTCATAACCTTCATGGGCGCCGCCCGTAGCGGTCACGTCCGAGCTGTAGAGCAGGAGGAACTTGCCGGCCTTGAGGGTGATGCCCTCGGCGGCGGTCCACTTGGTGTTGCCGTCCTTCTGGAGATAGACGCCACGCATGTCGATGTCCTTGGAGCCCGTGTTGACGATCTCGATGAACTTCTCGTTGCCGTTGAGCTCGTTCAGCTTCAGCGGGGTGAAGTCGATGGGGATCACGCCCACGGTATAGGTGGCGACGGCCGACTTGGACACGGCGCCGTCCGTCTTGGCTTCTACGTAGTATTCCACGACGGCGTCCATGGCCTGGGCGGGGATGACGCCCTTGTATTTCTTGCCGTCCAGCGTCATGGCGACCGTCTTGGGGGCGGCCTTGTCCACGCTGTAGATCAGGTTGATCTCGTTGATCTTCGTCAGGGCCGAGGCCTTGACGGTGACCGTCACATCGTCATTTTCATTGTATGCGATGGTGTTCTCCATGCCGGAGAAGGAAGTATACGGATACACGTCGTCCTTCACGCAGGCGGTAAGGGCCATCAGGACGGCAACGGATGCTATAATGAGCTGTTTCATAAGGCTTTCAGATATTAGAAGTCAATTTCAAAACGGACGGCGATCATGTGGTAGTCGACACCGGCCTTACCCTTCTCCGTGACCACCTTGGCGTAGTCCTTGGTGGGGGCGCCAGACTCGTCCAGGCCGACGAAGAGCTTGTTCTTGCCGTTGGCGTAGCGGTCGTTGTTGTTGAACTGATAGTTCACCTGCATCTTCACGTTGTTGGTGACCCAGTAATTGAGACCCAGGGTGTAAGCCTCTGCGGCGCCGCCGAACACGTTGCCGCTGTTCAGGTTGCAGTACTCATAACGGGCGCAGAGCTCGATGTCTCCCCACTTCCTGCCGGGCTTGATCTTGGTGTACTTGCCGCCGTTGGCATCGTAGCGCTGGGTGCCGCCGAACAGGAGGTAGCCGGCCTGGGCGTACCAGCCGTTGAACATCTTGGGGGCAGGATCCGCGGCATCGGCCTTGAAGGACACGTTGTCCTGGACGTAGGCAGCCTCATAGCGCAGGCCCTTGTAGTGGCCGGCCAGCTCGACGGTCCACACGAGATTGTGGTCATAGTCGGGGAGGTCGCTGGTATCCAGATACTTCTTGCGGTTGATGCTGGTGGAGTTGCGGGAGCTGGCACGGTAGAAGCCGTACTTCTCGGCGCTGGCCTTCGGCGTGCGGTAGGATGCGGCGGCGCCGATGTGCAGGCTGGCGTTGTCCATCTTGTAGAGCGGACGGAAAACGAGCTTGCCGGTGAGGGACATGCCGGAGTTGTAGCCGAAGTCCTTGTTGTTGTCGGCGATGTACTGCCACTCCTCGGCACCGGCGATTTCGGGTCCGAAGATGCCGGCGCTGGCCCAGATCCAATCCTTGGCGTACTTGGCGTTGAGACCGAAGTGACGGGAAGGAGTCAGGGCAGAGCAGACCATCGGGCGCTCCATGAACTGGAGGTAGCGGGAGGTGGTGTTGCGCTGGATGGAGAAGTTCTCCTTGAAGTTACCGACCTGGATCTCCCAGTTGGGAAGGCCGGTATAACGCACGATGGCGTCCTTGAGTTCTACCAGGCCGTTGGCGAGGTCCATGTCGAACTCGCCGTACCAGTTCTCGTCCATCTGGCCCTTCACGGCGAAACGGGCGCGGCGGATGCTGATGCCGTCGCCGATCGGGTCGGCGTACGAGGGGGCGCCGAAGAAGGCGGCGGCGTCGGCCTGGACACGGATGTCGAACCAGAGTTTATAATTCGACTTCGGGGAGGCTATGACGAGGATGCCGTCCTGGGCTTCCACGTCCAAACGGTCGGAAGACACCGCCACACCGTACTGGTTGTACTTGACGGCTTCCTGGGCAAATGCCGCTGACAGGGTCGTCAGCAGGATTGCAATCATGCAAATTGGCTTACGCATAGTGCTTTAAAATTAGGTATTTGGTATTTGGTGTTTCAGATGGATTTGATGAATTGTACAAGGTTGTCGGAACGCTTGAGTCCCAGCTTGATACGCAGACGGTAGCGGCTGATCTCGGCGCTCTTGGGCGTGATGTTCATCAGGGTCGCTATGTACTTGGAGGAGAACCCCTGACGCAGGAGGATCGCCAGCTTGCGCTCGCTCTCTGTCAAGTTCGGGAAGGATTCTTTCAGGCGCATGTTGAAGTCCTTGTGCAGGATCTCCGACTGCGCGTAGAAATCGTTCATCTCGCGGGAGAAATACATCCGTTCCCGCAGGGAGCTCAGGAGCTCGTCGGTGGCGGCGTCCTTCTCGGCAGGGTCCGTCAGGCTCCGCACCTGGGAAAGCCGCTCGTAGACGCTCTCCATATATTCTTTCTGCTCGCTGACGCCCACGGCGAAATCGACCAGTTCCTTGCGCTTGATCTCCAGCTTGTTGAGCAGGTCGCGCTCGTTCATCTCGGCCTTCACTTCCAGCGCCGAGAGGGTCTTCTGCGCATTGTATATCTGCTGCTGGCGGGAGAGCAGGATCTCCTTCTGGAGGTCCCGGCGCCGCTGGCTCCGGAAATACAGGGTGAGGGCCGCCGCGATGACGATGATGCCGAGGACGATCAGGGTCGGGGTGATCCGGGCGTTCCAGTCCGTCCGGCCGGCATCCTCCGGAGACACGTTCAGGATCATCGACAGGCTGTAGCACACGAGCAGCCCGAGGATCGGGCACACGACGGCGGACAGGGCGCACTTGAGCACCTTCTCCCCTTCCACCAGGGCCTTGCGGCGGGCCAGGCTCACGCCCACGAGCGCCGCCAGCAGCAGGACCGGAGCAGGCAGCGGCGTGGCCGTCAGGCCGAGCCGCGCGGGGGCCGGCAGGGAGAAGACCAGATAGGTCAGGCCCATCGCAGCCAGGATGGCGAAGACAGGGCCGGACGTGAAATCAAGGTCCTGGTCCGCGACGCTCCAGGCTTTGGCCGAGAACTCCGGGCGGACCAGCAGGAAAAGCAGCAGGGCGGGGACGGCCGCCACGGCTGCGGACACCGGGCCCGCGCCGAGG carries:
- a CDS encoding anion transporter, with amino-acid sequence MTTETKTKAAFDPLDMGNYKVEKLPKMQKSKFEIWMARLGGPLAVVAFVWICWFCHVGFIDNLDTGLLASTAQKRLDALGLAGFIRANYAMLAIFVASLILWMTEAIPNYLTSLVLILLTVLFNVTTQKEALAQLGHPVMWLNILSFVLASMLVKTQFAKRLALAFVIRFGKSAKGVLWSFLVINLVLSAFISATTVKATIMLPIFMVICAIYGASGGHRNNFGRNLVIQNLFQVNIGANAFYTGSGAHLLAISLIAGFVGSCDFGYKDWLVAVGPMSVIILVVGLLLGMYVFFPMKKEEQVPQIEGGIERLKGELAAMGKMSAEEWKAVGIFLVVLFLWVTKGSFHNIDETIVALIGAVLALIPGIGVVKWNDVDIPWHLMLFSAGAYVLGSGLNATDLPNTMVNAAFDSLGITADTPFWVLYVILTFLMMYSGLVFQSKTIRTMVFVPIALGVEKRFNFPPMSLALPVAMLIEHCYVLPFNSKPAALLYNTNQYSQTDAFKYGITMMTFSWLLILVFGETLLKWLQITPGLF
- a CDS encoding adenylate cyclase gives rise to the protein MAQEIEKKFLVKGDFKAEVSKATRITQGYLCSVPERTVRVRVKGEKGFITVKGIGNASGAARFEWEKEIPVDEVKSLLELAEPGVIDKTRYLVKNTDGKHTWEVDEFYGDNDGLTVAEIELADENEPFDKPAWLGEEVTGDPKYFNSMLMKNPYKNWK
- a CDS encoding Lamin Tail Domain, whose protein sequence is MKQLIIASVAVLMALTACVKDDVYPYTSFSGMENTIAYNENDDVTVTVKASALTKINEINLIYSVDKAAPKTVAMTLDGKKYKGVIPAQAMDAVVEYYVEAKTDGAVSKSAVATYTVGVIPIDFTPLKLNELNGNEKFIEIVNTGSKDIDMRGVYLQKDGNTKWTAAEGITLKAGKFLLLYSSDVTATGGAHEGYDAGLVFDGGLSAKKAVRVQLFDPRGNSLDDFNLTTLLKSQAPASYGVNDNGAWYYQEATPGAKNINGTDVVFE
- a CDS encoding phosphate-selective porin OprO and OprP translates to MIAILLTTLSAAFAQEAVKYNQYGVAVSSDRLDVEAQDGILVIASPKSNYKLWFDIRVQADAAAFFGAPSYADPIGDGISIRRARFAVKGQMDENWYGEFDMDLANGLVELKDAIVRYTGLPNWEIQVGNFKENFSIQRNTTSRYLQFMERPMVCSALTPSRHFGLNAKYAKDWIWASAGIFGPEIAGAEEWQYIADNNKDFGYNSGMSLTGKLVFRPLYKMDNASLHIGAAASYRTPKASAEKYGFYRASSRNSTSINRKKYLDTSDLPDYDHNLVWTVELAGHYKGLRYEAAYVQDNVSFKADAADPAPKMFNGWYAQAGYLLFGGTQRYDANGGKYTKIKPGRKWGDIELCARYEYCNLNSGNVFGGAAEAYTLGLNYWVTNNVKMQVNYQFNNNDRYANGKNKLFVGLDESGAPTKDYAKVVTEKGKAGVDYHMIAVRFEIDF
- a CDS encoding Phosphate/sulfate permease encodes the protein MTFRILFLALVSFLAVWPVIRFELPAVIGPVWASGANERWSVKLLLPLLFVGALACVAWGVPASSGILPVFSSSDLPSLFVIVLSTGVAVSVASLISPSTAVPFAFLGSVAGFRLMTEGALDWTLVARTAASWIAAPLLCGLLAAGIVALTVRRAGRRPVHLAISDHRLLLGCTLAAFLLAGAAAWNLGSILAFFPVSALGAGPVSAAVAAVPALLLFLLVRPEFSAKAWSVADQDLDFTSGPVFAILAAMGLTYLVFSLPAPARLGLTATPLPAPVLLLAALVGVSLARRKALVEGEKVLKCALSAVVCPILGLLVCYSLSMILNVSPEDAGRTDWNARITPTLIVLGIIVIAAALTLYFRSQRRRDLQKEILLSRQQQIYNAQKTLSALEVKAEMNERDLLNKLEIKRKELVDFAVGVSEQKEYMESVYERLSQVRSLTDPAEKDAATDELLSSLRERMYFSREMNDFYAQSEILHKDFNMRLKESFPNLTESERKLAILLRQGFSSKYIATLMNITPKSAEISRYRLRIKLGLKRSDNLVQFIKSI